A portion of the Bacteroidetes Order II. bacterium genome contains these proteins:
- a CDS encoding 2,3,4,5-tetrahydropyridine-2,6-dicarboxylate N-succinyltransferase yields MTALDYQALVVQIRDVNRPKAERLADFRIFRTALETGTIRAAERDRAGNWHVNTWVKQGILAGFPLGEMEDVSVPGFPFFDKATYPVQAFTLGQQVRIVPGGTTIRTGAYVAPGVVCMPPSYINVGAYVDEGTMVDSHALVGSAAQIGKKVHLSAAAQIGGVLEPAGALPVIVEDHVFIGGNCGVYEGCLIRERAVLASGVILTGSSRVYDLVNERVITRNESGVLEIPAGAVVVPGARSISSEFGVSHGLSVSTPIVVKYRDDKTDAALALEEALR; encoded by the coding sequence ATGACAGCATTAGATTATCAGGCACTTGTAGTACAAATACGGGACGTGAACCGACCCAAAGCAGAGCGTCTTGCTGATTTTAGAATCTTTCGGACGGCTTTAGAAACTGGTACCATTCGCGCCGCCGAACGGGATAGGGCAGGAAATTGGCACGTAAATACATGGGTTAAACAAGGTATTTTGGCAGGTTTCCCCCTTGGAGAAATGGAAGACGTATCGGTACCGGGTTTTCCGTTCTTCGACAAAGCCACCTATCCGGTTCAAGCATTCACCTTAGGCCAACAAGTACGTATTGTACCTGGTGGAACCACCATCCGCACTGGGGCCTATGTTGCACCCGGCGTTGTGTGTATGCCACCGAGTTATATCAATGTGGGGGCATATGTAGATGAAGGCACGATGGTGGATTCTCACGCCTTGGTAGGATCTGCTGCACAGATTGGCAAGAAAGTACACCTCTCGGCAGCCGCGCAAATTGGAGGAGTCTTAGAACCTGCAGGAGCGCTACCAGTGATTGTGGAAGACCATGTATTTATTGGAGGAAACTGTGGGGTATATGAAGGGTGTCTGATACGAGAGCGGGCTGTCTTGGCGTCAGGGGTTATCCTAACGGGTTCCAGTCGGGTATATGATTTGGTGAATGAACGGGTCATTACGCGGAACGAGTCTGGCGTGCTTGAAATTCCGGCTGGTGCAGTAGTGGTACCCGGTGCGCGTAGCATTTCCTCCGAATTTGGGGTGTCTCATGGATTATCGGTTTCGACTCCCATTGTGGTCAAATACCGCGATGATAAAACGGATGCAGCCCTTGCCCTTGAAGAAGCGCTTCGTTAA
- a CDS encoding caspase family protein yields MNYLKMFVIGLGLLCMAGQSTYSQKRFSGQSILSTIRMAPDKTPPVVYFVSPKLNLREAVQVFRPVMRIQGYIQDENPVTSLKINGETLALNNDGTFSVQIRLSTGENLLSIEAADAKGNTLREAYPLVLLTDTQAPLVELAPRLHPDKPFRTHATQFTLTGTIRDENELQHLKVNGRSVVLQQDGFQTTFPLQKGKNIVQVEAEDVFGNRHEAHYEVFAEEAGTDISAPQITLIEPELEMIRGMSGRVIVRKDSLTIKGIATDDQQVTTVLINGKPIALQTNGYFKTQIALQEGENSVVIYAQDRDGNLAHQSFLANRSPKVLGRTGRDYALLIATDRYDEWKPLNNPGKDATVLEHLLRERYGFETEVLKNPTKEAFLLKVREYIQRPFAEDDQLFLFVAGHGSFDEVEQSGYIVTKDSRLTDVVRNSYIPQSYLREVVEKIPVNHVFLVMDVCFGGTFDPNVALSTDRGDAPSAHAERAAFIQRELQFKTRQFLTAGGKEYVSDGAPNGHSPFTGKLIETLQNHSQTGDIVTIPKLYGYLETLQPKPILGTFGSNQIRSNFLFIPKSGQ; encoded by the coding sequence ATGAATTATCTAAAAATGTTCGTGATTGGATTAGGGCTTTTGTGCATGGCTGGCCAATCGACGTATTCACAAAAGCGATTTAGTGGTCAGTCCATTCTTTCGACCATTCGTATGGCGCCCGATAAAACGCCGCCCGTGGTCTATTTCGTTAGCCCCAAGCTCAATCTCCGAGAGGCCGTTCAGGTGTTCCGTCCGGTGATGCGTATCCAAGGTTATATACAAGACGAAAATCCTGTTACATCGCTCAAAATTAATGGAGAAACCCTTGCACTGAACAATGATGGTACTTTCTCGGTCCAGATCCGACTAAGCACTGGTGAAAATCTTCTTTCAATAGAAGCCGCCGATGCAAAAGGGAACACGTTACGCGAGGCGTACCCCTTGGTTCTACTCACCGACACACAGGCCCCATTAGTAGAATTGGCCCCAAGGCTCCACCCCGATAAACCCTTTCGTACACACGCGACTCAGTTTACCCTAACAGGAACCATTCGCGACGAGAACGAACTCCAACACCTAAAGGTGAATGGACGGTCTGTTGTACTACAACAAGATGGATTTCAAACCACATTTCCCCTTCAAAAAGGGAAAAATATTGTACAAGTGGAGGCCGAAGATGTATTCGGAAACCGCCACGAAGCCCATTACGAAGTTTTTGCGGAAGAAGCTGGTACCGATATTTCGGCACCACAAATCACGCTAATTGAACCTGAACTAGAAATGATTCGCGGCATGAGCGGCAGGGTTATCGTCCGAAAAGACTCTTTGACTATTAAAGGAATTGCAACCGACGACCAACAAGTGACGACGGTTTTAATTAATGGAAAACCTATCGCGTTGCAAACCAATGGCTATTTTAAAACCCAAATTGCTTTGCAAGAAGGCGAAAACAGTGTCGTAATTTATGCACAAGACCGCGACGGAAACTTAGCCCATCAATCCTTTTTAGCCAATCGTTCTCCCAAGGTACTTGGGCGCACCGGACGTGACTACGCGCTTTTAATTGCCACCGATCGCTACGATGAATGGAAGCCGTTGAACAATCCGGGAAAAGATGCCACCGTACTGGAACACCTTCTCCGTGAAAGATATGGATTTGAAACGGAAGTCTTAAAAAATCCAACAAAGGAGGCCTTTTTACTCAAGGTACGAGAATACATACAACGCCCTTTTGCCGAGGATGACCAACTTTTTCTTTTTGTTGCCGGTCATGGCAGTTTCGACGAGGTGGAACAAAGTGGTTATATCGTCACCAAAGACTCGCGGCTAACAGACGTGGTTCGTAATAGCTATATCCCCCAAAGCTATCTGCGCGAAGTCGTAGAAAAAATTCCGGTCAACCACGTTTTTTTGGTGATGGACGTCTGCTTTGGCGGCACATTTGACCCTAATGTTGCACTATCAACCGACCGTGGGGATGCGCCTTCTGCCCACGCAGAACGGGCTGCCTTTATACAACGCGAACTGCAATTCAAAACCCGGCAATTCCTCACCGCTGGAGGAAAAGAATATGTTTCGGATGGCGCGCCAAACGGACATTCGCCGTTTACCGGAAAATTAATCGAAACCCTACAAAATCACAGCCAAACGGGTGACATTGTAACCATTCCCAAACTCTATGGCTACCTAGAGACCCTCCAACCCAAACCCATACTCGGAACCTTTGGCAGCAACCAAATTCGGAGTAATTTCCTCTTTATTCCGAAATCAGGCCAATAA
- a CDS encoding amidase, with product MHDPSITRRRFMGYFSAIGLSGTMFPGVLYALHHGNTKLDDTPITTAVIEQAEKLSGLTFTPEQREMMVQDLNEARAEYQEMQAFPLGNEVSPALVFQPDVRGRLPLDARNTTRITVLPQAVKKPTEETDLAFMSIRELSGLLRRREVTSVELTELYLRRLKQFDPQLLAVVSYTEERAMKAAQRADTDFAAKKYRSLLQGIPWGAKDLLATKGYKTTWGSVPFKDQVLDYDAAVVEKLDTAGAVLLAKLSMGELAWGDVWFGGKTKSPWNTALGASGSSAGVGATVPAGLVGFGIGTETLGSIISPSTRSGVTGFRPTFGRISRYGAMALTWSMDKIGPMCRSAEDCALVFSVLHGRDKRDVVSRDAPFLWPLNPKTLKIGYFNEAFEADYPNKKADQESLEVLKSLGFTLIPTAVPKGFLPGVLTMVIDVESAAAFEGLTRSHAVDKMVRQSKDAWPHVFRVGHLRPAVAYVQANRIRTQLMLAMDDLFQEIDVLVSPSFGREILQITNLTGHPAVCVPNRFDLLKDEPNAPAREAGSISFISGLYKDDQALAVAHAFQTVTDWHKRRPPIGR from the coding sequence ATGCACGATCCTTCTATTACCCGTCGGCGGTTTATGGGATATTTTTCGGCAATTGGTTTGAGCGGAACAATGTTTCCGGGTGTATTATATGCCCTTCACCATGGGAATACCAAGTTAGACGATACGCCTATTACCACCGCCGTCATAGAACAGGCCGAGAAACTTTCCGGGCTTACTTTTACACCGGAGCAACGCGAGATGATGGTACAAGATCTGAACGAAGCCCGTGCCGAGTACCAAGAAATGCAGGCTTTTCCATTGGGCAATGAGGTGTCGCCAGCATTGGTTTTTCAGCCAGATGTTCGGGGACGTTTGCCATTGGACGCGCGAAATACCACACGTATAACGGTATTGCCCCAAGCCGTAAAAAAACCGACCGAAGAAACCGATTTGGCTTTTATGAGCATTCGGGAGTTGAGCGGGTTGTTGCGCCGTCGAGAGGTGACATCGGTTGAACTGACCGAACTTTACCTGCGCCGCCTGAAGCAATTTGATCCTCAGTTATTGGCTGTGGTTTCTTATACCGAGGAGCGGGCAATGAAGGCTGCCCAAAGAGCGGATACCGATTTTGCAGCTAAAAAGTATCGGAGTTTGTTGCAGGGTATTCCGTGGGGCGCCAAGGATTTGCTGGCAACCAAAGGGTATAAAACGACCTGGGGATCGGTACCATTCAAAGATCAGGTCTTGGATTATGATGCGGCGGTGGTCGAGAAACTGGATACAGCAGGTGCCGTACTTCTTGCCAAACTCAGTATGGGTGAATTAGCGTGGGGGGATGTATGGTTTGGGGGCAAAACCAAAAGCCCTTGGAATACGGCATTGGGCGCATCAGGCTCTTCTGCTGGGGTGGGCGCCACGGTTCCAGCGGGTCTGGTGGGATTTGGGATTGGGACAGAAACGCTTGGCTCCATCATTTCGCCCAGTACACGGAGTGGGGTAACGGGTTTTCGGCCTACTTTTGGGCGGATCAGCCGGTATGGGGCCATGGCCCTAACGTGGAGTATGGACAAAATAGGCCCGATGTGTCGCTCTGCTGAGGACTGTGCCTTGGTCTTTTCGGTATTACACGGGCGCGATAAACGGGATGTTGTATCCCGCGATGCCCCTTTTTTGTGGCCGCTTAATCCGAAAACGTTGAAAATCGGATATTTCAACGAAGCCTTTGAAGCCGATTACCCTAATAAAAAAGCAGATCAGGAATCGCTGGAAGTATTAAAGTCTTTAGGATTTACGCTTATTCCTACTGCTGTTCCAAAAGGCTTTTTGCCCGGCGTCCTGACTATGGTGATAGATGTTGAGTCGGCTGCTGCTTTTGAGGGTCTTACCCGGTCTCATGCGGTGGATAAGATGGTACGCCAAAGCAAAGATGCATGGCCACATGTTTTTCGGGTAGGTCATTTACGACCTGCGGTGGCCTATGTGCAGGCAAACCGGATTCGTACCCAACTGATGCTGGCTATGGATGACTTATTTCAGGAAATTGATGTCTTGGTAAGCCCTTCGTTTGGCCGCGAAATCCTTCAAATTACCAACCTGACCGGACATCCTGCGGTGTGTGTGCCCAACCGCTTTGATCTTCTCAAAGATGAGCCTAATGCACCCGCACGAGAAGCCGGAAGTATTTCATTTATTTCAGGTTTGTATAAAGATGATCAGGCATTGGCAGTCGCCCATGCTTTTCAAACCGTTACAGACTGGCATAAGCGACGTCCGCCCATTGGTAGGTGA
- a CDS encoding Cj0069 family protein — translation MKKRIVIFEAEGGSDKWLDGHRKDTMPIVNALKSKGWDAEVLFFRDEWEEAIYGYVKDSFDAYLSRINPGNLPNGEKIYFDTLRKLSTDGLIGMPHPDAMLNFGAKDALVKLASTDLVPDDTHAYYDIPHFKKTFPVSLSYGERVLKQNRGSTGEGIWRVQVAEEHAFQPGDTLPLNTKLKCTEAVDNHVEYHTLEAFMTFCEKYIVGENGMLVDMRFMPRIKEGEIRILLVGDTPIFVVHKKPAEGGDAFSATLFSGAKYTYDNPEKWSDLVALFLKYLPVISEKLGGFDIPLIWTADFMLDWDENKQDKYVLGEINCSCVGFTSHLDQGIQEKVADEVVKRVEHRFA, via the coding sequence ATGAAAAAACGCATTGTAATATTTGAAGCGGAAGGCGGCTCGGATAAATGGCTGGATGGACACCGCAAAGACACCATGCCCATCGTTAATGCGCTAAAATCCAAAGGATGGGATGCCGAGGTGCTCTTTTTTCGGGACGAATGGGAAGAGGCTATCTATGGCTATGTAAAAGATTCTTTTGACGCTTATCTCAGCCGAATCAATCCCGGTAATTTGCCCAACGGAGAAAAAATATATTTTGATACCCTACGCAAATTATCTACTGATGGTCTCATCGGGATGCCACATCCGGATGCCATGCTCAACTTCGGCGCAAAAGATGCCTTGGTGAAATTGGCCTCGACCGACTTGGTTCCGGACGACACCCATGCTTATTACGACATTCCACATTTCAAAAAAACCTTCCCGGTAAGCCTTTCTTATGGCGAACGGGTACTTAAACAAAACCGAGGCTCAACCGGGGAAGGCATCTGGCGGGTTCAGGTAGCCGAAGAACATGCGTTCCAACCAGGTGACACCCTGCCCCTAAACACCAAGCTCAAATGTACCGAAGCCGTTGACAACCACGTAGAATATCATACCTTGGAAGCATTTATGACATTCTGCGAAAAGTACATAGTTGGTGAAAATGGGATGCTTGTGGATATGCGCTTTATGCCACGCATTAAAGAAGGTGAAATCCGAATTTTACTCGTTGGTGATACCCCGATTTTCGTCGTACATAAGAAACCGGCTGAAGGGGGCGACGCCTTTTCTGCAACCTTATTCTCTGGCGCAAAATACACCTACGACAATCCTGAAAAATGGTCTGATTTGGTTGCGCTCTTCTTAAAGTATTTACCGGTTATCTCGGAAAAATTGGGTGGCTTCGACATCCCACTTATCTGGACTGCCGATTTTATGCTGGATTGGGATGAAAACAAACAAGACAAATATGTTCTCGGCGAGATTAATTGCTCTTGTGTGGGCTTTACCAGTCATTTAGACCAAGGCATTCAGGAAAAAGTAGCCGACGAAGTAGTGAAGCGTGTAGAACATCGCTTTGCCTAA